A window of the Mesotoga prima MesG1.Ag.4.2 genome harbors these coding sequences:
- a CDS encoding DUF501 domain-containing protein, whose amino-acid sequence MESNNIEKKIVSLQLGRAVKNDFTVARLCNWGFPQVIESSLISDGRPFPTLFWLTCPFLKGEVSRLESKGMISHLEKRIEQDKSFATAFLGAHRETTLLKEKILCEASVSGESRRLLLDRGIGGIRNLKKVKCLHLHLANYLGGIDNPVGREVWNLLEKKQCSSTKIICRELLRENE is encoded by the coding sequence TTGGAAAGCAATAACATTGAAAAGAAAATAGTTTCGCTTCAACTCGGAAGAGCTGTGAAGAATGATTTTACAGTTGCCAGGCTTTGCAATTGGGGCTTTCCTCAAGTAATCGAGTCCTCGCTTATCTCTGATGGCAGGCCTTTTCCAACCCTGTTCTGGCTTACCTGCCCTTTCTTGAAAGGAGAGGTTTCCAGGCTTGAGAGTAAAGGAATGATCTCTCATCTCGAGAAGAGGATTGAGCAGGACAAATCCTTCGCGACCGCTTTTCTCGGTGCACATCGTGAGACAACACTGCTTAAAGAGAAGATACTCTGTGAAGCCTCTGTGTCGGGGGAAAGCCGAAGACTCCTTCTTGATAGAGGTATCGGGGGAATCAGAAATCTGAAGAAAGTGAAGTGTCTTCACCTTCACCTTGCGAACTACCTTGGTGGGATCGATAACCCCGTGGGAAGAGAAGTCTGGAATCTTCTAGAGAAGAAACAGTGTTCTTCAACTAAAATAATCTGCAGAGAGTTGCTGAGAGAGAATGAATGA
- a CDS encoding 50S ribosomal protein L11 methyltransferase, protein MRYRHLIAFVTPEESDSIEGMSWNEGFTNLYFEEIEGSGISLHVLLEEGEEVPAFLREIEFSDLGFSEERDWFQKWKETLVPFNLCDGFEVIPLEEEKMVGSGKIGIIPGMAFGTGLHESTRLAAAILNETVREGLKVLDVGCGTGILSVIAARKGAAAVVALDIDEHSIEKTIETARINEVSIEARLSDFLSAVKPGERFDLIVSNMIAELLMKFVLDLPKFLTEDGMVILSGIYKDKYREIESLAEEEFSIENVREDGDWKAITLKRK, encoded by the coding sequence ATGAGATACAGACACTTGATTGCTTTTGTAACGCCCGAGGAAAGTGATTCGATCGAGGGGATGAGCTGGAACGAAGGCTTCACAAATCTATACTTCGAGGAAATCGAAGGTTCTGGAATCTCATTGCACGTTCTTCTTGAAGAAGGAGAGGAAGTCCCGGCTTTTCTTCGCGAGATAGAGTTTTCAGATCTCGGCTTCAGCGAGGAGAGAGATTGGTTTCAAAAGTGGAAGGAGACCTTAGTCCCGTTCAACTTGTGCGACGGGTTCGAGGTCATTCCCCTGGAAGAAGAAAAGATGGTCGGTTCAGGAAAAATCGGAATCATTCCGGGAATGGCCTTTGGTACCGGGTTACATGAATCTACGAGACTTGCCGCCGCTATTCTCAATGAAACCGTGAGAGAGGGTTTAAAAGTGCTCGATGTTGGCTGTGGAACCGGTATTCTCTCAGTGATTGCTGCCAGGAAAGGTGCTGCAGCTGTAGTTGCCCTCGATATAGACGAGCACTCTATCGAAAAGACAATCGAAACCGCGCGAATCAACGAGGTCTCGATAGAAGCAAGACTGTCGGATTTTCTTTCTGCAGTGAAGCCGGGAGAGCGTTTTGATCTCATAGTCTCAAATATGATCGCTGAATTGTTGATGAAATTTGTTTTGGATCTTCCAAAGTTTCTTACTGAGGATGGGATGGTAATCCTTTCGGGGATCTATAAAGACAAGTATCGGGAAATAGAGAGCCTCGCAGAAGAGGAGTTTTCGATTGAGAACGTCAGGGAAGATGGAGATTGGAAAGCAATAACATTGAAAAGAAAATAG
- the rnc gene encoding ribonuclease III codes for MLSAEEEKLIEKFCRINGIEADRELVFRALCHSSFTNELAQNGERTLESNERMEFLGDAVLELSLAKTLYNEYYLTEGEMSKIRAMVGSEKVLSSVAKTMRIGDFIFLGKGERQTGGAERDSILADAFEAVLAAIFLTGGLGVSVEFVQSKLSDYIERAVEGELILDYKTSLQELTQARFGSRPLYETLLDEGPPQEKWFKVGVFLDGSLMGEGEGRTKKAAEQLAAKHALEILKKSGAKK; via the coding sequence ATGCTAAGCGCTGAAGAAGAAAAGCTGATAGAAAAGTTTTGCAGAATCAATGGAATTGAAGCAGACAGAGAGCTCGTTTTTAGGGCTCTCTGTCATTCCTCATTCACAAATGAGTTAGCCCAGAATGGGGAGAGAACCCTTGAATCGAATGAAAGAATGGAGTTTCTCGGAGACGCCGTTCTCGAACTCTCCCTTGCCAAGACTCTCTACAATGAGTATTATCTGACTGAAGGAGAGATGTCGAAAATAAGGGCAATGGTAGGAAGTGAGAAGGTTCTCTCCAGCGTTGCGAAGACCATGAGAATCGGCGACTTCATATTTCTGGGAAAGGGGGAAAGGCAAACCGGAGGGGCAGAACGAGACTCTATTCTGGCAGACGCCTTTGAAGCGGTCCTTGCTGCAATCTTCCTGACTGGAGGTCTCGGGGTTTCGGTGGAGTTCGTTCAATCGAAACTTTCGGATTACATCGAGAGAGCCGTAGAAGGAGAGCTGATTCTTGATTACAAAACCTCTCTTCAAGAGTTGACCCAGGCTCGCTTTGGTTCAAGGCCTTTGTATGAGACTCTCCTCGACGAAGGTCCGCCGCAGGAGAAATGGTTCAAAGTCGGTGTCTTTCTTGATGGGAGTTTAATGGGCGAAGGAGAGGGGCGCACGAAAAAGGCTGCCGAACAACTGGCAGCAAAGCACGCCCTTGAGATTCTGAAAAAGTCGGGGGCGAAGAAATGA
- a CDS encoding transketolase codes for MAGLRTREELKRLEDLGRICRGDIIKMTTVANSGHPGGSMSSIDIFLSIYDFAKNDPNKPFDPERDRVIVSHGHTSPGVYSTLGRLGFVDIDEVIAGFRHPGSIFEGHITRGIPGVEWTTGNLGQGLSVGVGMALASKLSGKNNRVFVAMSDAEQAKGQVGEARRTAVKYGLDNLVVVIDYNDAQISGRAHNIMYVDIKANYLADGWKVIEVDGHDYLELNEALVEAEDSKGPVVVIGKTIMGKGVSFMEGDVSYHGKPLDFEKAALALAELGLENDIDRFVQMRKVLPSYHEQVQAIDEDVKPFTGDPIVYPVEKKTDNRSAFGKAVGDIGRLNKGRLPVMVVDCDLKPSTKVSEFEKVWPENFVQIGVQEHNAATLAGAASVCGVLTFFADFGVFGVDETYNQQRLNDINKANVKVGVTHVGIDVGEDGKTHHCLDYIGALRNFYGFKLIVPADPNQTDKAVRFMSETKGNFVIAMGRSTMNPVADENGNPFFGEEYKFEYGKVDVIRKGKDITLVTTGQVTHHAVKAADELRSHGIEVAVLNVSCPLGANFDSVKEFFSSIVISLEDHNVASGLGSILADYLVGSGIIPKSFEKIGVERYMFSGDNELLYDLAGLSSKAIVERIRGIIK; via the coding sequence ATGGCGGGATTACGAACGAGAGAAGAATTGAAAAGACTTGAAGATCTTGGAAGGATATGCAGAGGTGACATCATAAAAATGACCACGGTAGCAAACTCAGGTCATCCCGGTGGTTCGATGTCATCGATAGACATCTTCCTCTCGATCTATGATTTTGCAAAGAATGATCCGAATAAACCATTTGATCCCGAACGCGACAGGGTTATTGTAAGTCACGGTCACACATCGCCGGGTGTTTACTCGACCCTCGGAAGGTTGGGCTTTGTTGATATCGATGAAGTAATTGCTGGCTTCAGACATCCAGGCTCGATATTTGAGGGTCACATAACAAGGGGAATTCCTGGAGTAGAATGGACGACTGGAAATCTCGGGCAGGGACTGTCGGTCGGTGTTGGTATGGCCTTAGCATCAAAGCTGAGTGGTAAGAACAATAGAGTCTTTGTTGCAATGAGCGATGCCGAGCAGGCGAAGGGTCAGGTTGGAGAGGCCAGAAGAACTGCCGTGAAGTACGGGCTTGACAATCTGGTTGTTGTCATAGATTACAACGATGCTCAGATTTCGGGGAGAGCCCACAACATTATGTATGTCGACATTAAGGCCAATTATCTTGCCGATGGATGGAAGGTAATTGAGGTGGACGGCCACGACTATCTGGAACTGAACGAAGCTCTTGTCGAGGCTGAAGATTCAAAGGGGCCCGTGGTAGTTATTGGAAAGACAATCATGGGAAAGGGAGTTTCCTTCATGGAAGGCGATGTTTCTTACCATGGGAAACCTCTGGACTTTGAAAAAGCCGCTTTAGCTCTTGCCGAACTGGGTCTTGAGAACGATATCGATAGATTCGTTCAAATGAGAAAAGTTCTTCCTTCTTATCACGAGCAGGTTCAGGCAATAGACGAAGATGTCAAACCTTTCACGGGGGATCCTATAGTCTATCCAGTTGAAAAGAAAACCGACAATAGATCTGCTTTCGGAAAGGCGGTTGGAGATATTGGAAGACTGAACAAAGGCAGACTTCCAGTGATGGTTGTAGACTGTGACCTGAAACCTTCAACGAAAGTGAGCGAGTTTGAAAAAGTCTGGCCTGAAAACTTCGTTCAGATTGGTGTTCAGGAACATAACGCAGCGACATTGGCCGGTGCCGCTTCGGTGTGTGGTGTCCTAACCTTCTTCGCAGACTTTGGAGTGTTCGGTGTCGATGAGACTTATAATCAGCAGCGCCTAAACGATATAAACAAGGCAAACGTAAAAGTTGGAGTGACTCACGTGGGAATCGACGTGGGTGAAGACGGAAAGACTCACCACTGTCTTGATTACATAGGAGCTCTAAGAAATTTCTACGGCTTCAAACTCATAGTGCCTGCCGATCCAAATCAAACTGACAAAGCGGTAAGATTCATGAGCGAGACGAAAGGGAACTTTGTTATCGCCATGGGAAGATCTACAATGAACCCAGTGGCCGATGAAAATGGAAATCCTTTCTTCGGAGAGGAATATAAATTCGAATATGGAAAGGTCGATGTAATAAGAAAGGGAAAGGATATTACCCTCGTCACGACGGGTCAGGTGACTCACCACGCAGTTAAAGCTGCCGACGAGCTTAGATCTCACGGAATAGAAGTCGCTGTTCTAAACGTGAGCTGTCCTCTTGGAGCAAATTTTGACAGCGTAAAGGAGTTCTTCTCCTCTATTGTTATTTCTTTAGAAGACCACAATGTGGCAAGCGGTCTCGGTTCAATCCTCGCTGACTACCTAGTAGGCTCTGGAATTATACCGAAAAGTTTCGAGAAGATCGGTGTCGAGAGATACATGTTCTCCGGAGACAACGAACTGCTTTATGATCTCGCAGGTTTGTCCAGCAAAGCAATAGTCGAAAGGATCAGGGGTATCATTAAATAA
- a CDS encoding PSP1 domain-containing protein, with translation MPEIYGTVYGVEFHPVGKLYQYTSSEGLLKQGDYVLAISEFGLDVGKVMYGPVEIRIDDSKEELKPIVRVMTDEDWETDSKNKEEAKEAMKTCQELIEKHSLPMRLLEARYMFDRSRIVFYFGADSRVDFRELVKDLARAFRTRIELRQVGIRDEVKMKGSLGLCGMTACCVRFLRQFESITLKHAKKQQLLINPAKISGRCGRLLCCLSYEQELYENELKDIPDEGSLVDYEGKTCKVLTVNIFMKIITLVSDDGQMLKVQFEDFRKSQRAIIQDTNPDELIKNRDEDISIDD, from the coding sequence ATGCCTGAGATATATGGAACGGTGTACGGAGTGGAATTCCACCCTGTTGGGAAACTCTATCAGTACACATCGAGTGAGGGACTGTTGAAGCAGGGCGACTATGTATTGGCAATTAGCGAATTTGGACTCGATGTAGGCAAGGTGATGTACGGCCCTGTTGAAATCAGGATTGATGATTCGAAGGAAGAGCTGAAGCCGATTGTCAGAGTTATGACTGACGAGGACTGGGAAACTGACTCTAAGAATAAAGAAGAGGCAAAAGAGGCAATGAAGACTTGCCAGGAACTGATAGAGAAACACTCGCTTCCAATGAGACTGTTAGAGGCGAGATACATGTTTGACCGTTCGAGAATCGTCTTTTATTTTGGCGCCGACAGCAGGGTTGACTTCAGAGAACTCGTGAAGGACCTTGCGCGGGCGTTCAGAACGAGAATAGAACTGAGACAGGTAGGTATACGGGACGAGGTTAAGATGAAGGGTAGCCTTGGGCTTTGCGGTATGACGGCTTGCTGCGTTCGTTTCCTCAGGCAGTTTGAAAGCATAACTCTCAAGCATGCGAAAAAGCAGCAGTTGTTGATAAATCCTGCAAAGATCTCTGGTAGATGTGGAAGGCTGCTTTGCTGCCTTTCGTACGAACAGGAACTTTACGAGAATGAGCTCAAAGATATACCGGATGAGGGTTCTCTTGTTGATTATGAAGGAAAGACCTGCAAGGTCTTGACAGTCAATATTTTCATGAAGATCATTACTCTCGTGTCCGATGACGGACAGATGTTGAAGGTTCAGTTTGAGGATTTCAGAAAGAGTCAGAGAGCAATCATTCAGGACACAAACCCTGATGAGCTTATAAAGAACAGGGATGAAGATATTTCTATTGACGACTGA
- the ndk gene encoding nucleoside-diphosphate kinase: MERTFAYLKPNSIQRGLVGEIIRRIEEKGFKIVALKMLRISESRARELYREHAGKEFYEPLLAFVQSGPVVAMILEGEDAVKRLRVLVGKTDPTEAYPGSIRGSFGVSVRKNLIHASDSVESAEREARIFFDESEINDYSLVIEGQL; the protein is encoded by the coding sequence GTGGAGAGAACATTCGCATATCTAAAGCCAAACTCGATACAGCGAGGTCTTGTCGGCGAAATAATAAGGAGAATCGAAGAAAAGGGCTTCAAAATTGTCGCCCTGAAAATGCTCAGGATCTCAGAATCGAGAGCAAGAGAATTGTATCGAGAACACGCCGGAAAGGAGTTTTATGAACCCCTGCTGGCGTTCGTGCAGTCCGGCCCTGTGGTGGCGATGATTCTAGAAGGTGAAGATGCCGTAAAAAGACTTAGAGTTTTGGTCGGAAAGACCGATCCGACAGAGGCATACCCCGGAAGCATTAGAGGTTCGTTTGGTGTTTCAGTTCGAAAGAACCTGATTCATGCTTCGGATTCTGTCGAGAGTGCCGAGCGAGAGGCAAGGATATTCTTTGATGAAAGTGAGATCAACGATTACTCACTCGTGATTGAAGGCCAGCTTTAA
- a CDS encoding class I SAM-dependent rRNA methyltransferase produces MLIARIKKGKEGKVLNSYPWIFKDEIMSLEGPTDKVCEVNVFSAGYEFLGKGFFSPFSSRAIMVLTNKDEELGEGFFGRLLSNALRKRERLFSRPFYRLVHGEGDRLPGLVIDRYGEIIAMQFRNLIIQQKREMILRLLRDIVKPNGIYERSDFEMGVDEKIERHTGLIFGEVPDSIEIEENGLKYLVDVKNSQKTGFFYDQRDSRTFCRKITEELSLKKGLDLFSFTGGFGLNMACSGADAICVDKSGDDLEQGRMNSVVNKLDNKLQFVQSDVLDFLAGFEKKDYFDIVVVDPPSFVKHRKELPHGISLFKRLVEGTLPLVKDGGVLGLCTCAYNIGIDHLVESVRRSTERTGITFSHLTITLQSPDHPWLVEVPESLYLKCLWGLVEKE; encoded by the coding sequence ATGCTAATTGCTCGAATAAAAAAAGGAAAGGAGGGAAAGGTCCTTAATTCTTATCCTTGGATCTTCAAGGACGAAATCATGTCACTCGAAGGCCCAACAGACAAAGTATGCGAAGTCAATGTGTTCTCGGCCGGTTATGAATTCCTGGGAAAGGGATTCTTCAGTCCCTTTTCAAGTCGGGCAATCATGGTTCTCACTAATAAGGATGAGGAGCTTGGAGAAGGCTTCTTTGGACGTCTGTTGAGCAATGCCTTACGAAAGAGAGAAAGGCTTTTCAGCAGACCTTTTTACAGACTTGTTCACGGTGAGGGCGACAGGCTTCCTGGACTGGTAATCGATCGATATGGAGAGATTATTGCAATGCAGTTCAGAAATCTTATCATTCAGCAAAAAAGGGAAATGATTTTGAGACTCCTCAGGGACATTGTTAAACCTAATGGAATCTACGAGCGCAGTGACTTCGAAATGGGAGTCGACGAGAAGATTGAGAGACACACGGGCCTGATCTTTGGTGAGGTACCGGATTCAATCGAAATCGAGGAAAACGGCCTGAAGTATCTTGTAGATGTCAAGAATAGCCAGAAGACTGGTTTTTTCTATGATCAGAGAGACTCGAGAACGTTCTGCAGGAAAATAACGGAAGAACTGTCTCTAAAGAAAGGCCTCGACCTGTTTTCCTTCACAGGAGGTTTTGGTCTAAATATGGCGTGTTCTGGAGCCGATGCAATCTGTGTGGACAAATCGGGAGACGACCTAGAGCAGGGAAGAATGAACTCGGTAGTGAACAAGCTGGATAATAAGCTGCAATTCGTTCAGAGCGATGTTCTTGACTTCCTTGCTGGATTTGAAAAGAAGGATTATTTTGATATAGTAGTAGTGGACCCGCCATCCTTTGTTAAGCACAGAAAAGAGCTTCCGCATGGAATTTCACTTTTCAAAAGACTTGTAGAGGGCACTCTGCCACTGGTGAAGGATGGGGGGGTGTTGGGGCTGTGCACATGCGCCTACAATATTGGCATCGATCATTTGGTAGAGTCTGTAAGAAGATCGACGGAACGCACTGGTATTACGTTTTCTCATCTGACGATCACGCTGCAATCGCCTGATCATCCTTGGCTTGTAGAGGTTCCTGAGAGTCTTTATTTGAAGTGTCTGTGGGGTTTGGTGGAGAAGGAGTGA
- a CDS encoding zinc dependent phospholipase C family protein — translation MPGFWTHIMYGKDVLEEIGLDLEADKREEFNLGCLFTDPGLYCSKDDPEFSLWRFSHTIRCDEFAIALCERAGGISRFYTLGVICHYFLDATVNHYIVARAGNGYKYRQLETMIDKVILKDRIEADILDLDPKAEFSGSLPAALEDLYRDISLEFYGLKGYSFQRAVESMNNYFEGLYGRSRLALILKRFSIREGSPEEAFFEDTHPDPLNLAMKPWFHSFAGWESKKTFHELYKEAFDNAVHFLQNYLDGVGDFSLPRVSLMTNLPLMEY, via the coding sequence TTGCCCGGCTTCTGGACTCACATCATGTACGGAAAAGATGTTCTGGAAGAGATAGGACTCGATCTTGAAGCCGACAAAAGAGAGGAGTTCAATCTTGGATGCCTCTTTACGGATCCCGGACTATATTGCTCCAAAGACGATCCGGAGTTTTCGCTCTGGAGGTTTTCTCATACTATCAGGTGCGACGAATTTGCAATCGCACTTTGCGAGCGAGCTGGGGGTATCTCGCGCTTTTACACGCTTGGAGTAATTTGCCATTACTTTCTAGATGCCACCGTGAACCACTATATCGTAGCACGAGCGGGAAACGGCTACAAATATCGACAGCTTGAGACAATGATTGATAAGGTCATTCTTAAAGATAGAATTGAGGCTGACATTCTCGATCTCGATCCAAAGGCGGAATTCTCTGGATCCCTTCCTGCAGCGCTTGAAGACCTGTACCGTGATATATCGCTCGAGTTCTATGGACTAAAGGGCTATTCTTTTCAAAGGGCAGTAGAGTCGATGAATAACTATTTTGAAGGTCTTTACGGAAGGTCAAGATTGGCCTTGATTCTGAAACGATTTAGCATAAGAGAGGGTTCTCCTGAAGAGGCCTTCTTTGAAGATACACATCCCGATCCTTTGAATCTGGCAATGAAGCCCTGGTTCCACAGTTTTGCCGGTTGGGAAAGCAAGAAGACGTTCCATGAATTGTACAAAGAGGCCTTTGACAACGCCGTTCATTTTTTGCAAAATTATCTTGATGGAGTGGGCGACTTCTCTTTGCCACGGGTCTCTCTTATGACAAACCTGCCACTAATGGAATACTGA
- the glgD gene encoding glucose-1-phosphate adenylyltransferase subunit GlgD: protein MKVLGIILAGGRGEYLTPLTQVRASAALPVYGKYRSIDFTLSNMVNAGISKVGIITQYSPRSLMDHIGSGKEWDLDRKQGGLFILQPYYSPDNPSMGYKGTADALFQNINILRRGNEDSVLIGSGDHIFKTDLAKIFRYHLDTAADITVLTGNKEGECGMEGMDRVVCRNGRVVKWIEKEKIAENPQEGDCVALDIYFINKFLLRELLYSAVPNGENELVKGIISPNLSSLNVREYRYNGYWRDIKLSKKCYFRTNLDILNPEIRRELFYENGRVFTKLKDLPPPKITGTAYMNNSVIADGCVIGGRIEDSVLFRDTRVMAGATVKNSVLLEGCLVEEGAYIENVIMDKYCTVRLGRSFVGEAEDPTVIEKHGVI from the coding sequence ATGAAAGTTCTCGGCATAATTCTAGCAGGCGGGCGGGGTGAGTACTTGACTCCTCTTACTCAGGTTAGGGCCAGCGCTGCACTGCCAGTTTACGGAAAGTACAGATCCATTGATTTCACGCTCAGCAATATGGTCAACGCTGGGATATCAAAGGTTGGGATAATCACGCAGTACAGTCCGAGAAGCCTGATGGACCATATAGGTTCGGGAAAGGAATGGGACCTAGATAGAAAACAGGGAGGACTTTTCATACTGCAGCCTTATTACTCTCCGGACAATCCTTCCATGGGATACAAGGGAACTGCAGACGCTCTCTTCCAGAACATAAACATTCTTAGAAGAGGCAATGAGGACTCGGTGCTGATCGGCTCAGGAGATCACATCTTCAAGACTGATCTAGCAAAGATCTTCAGATACCATCTTGACACGGCTGCCGATATAACCGTTTTGACAGGCAACAAAGAAGGCGAATGCGGTATGGAAGGAATGGACCGAGTGGTCTGTAGAAACGGAAGAGTTGTCAAGTGGATCGAAAAGGAAAAGATTGCGGAAAACCCGCAAGAAGGCGACTGTGTTGCGCTTGACATATATTTCATAAACAAGTTTTTATTGAGAGAACTGCTCTATTCTGCGGTCCCCAATGGTGAAAATGAGCTTGTGAAAGGGATAATTTCTCCGAATCTTTCTTCATTGAATGTTAGAGAATACAGGTACAATGGGTATTGGCGGGATATTAAGCTGAGTAAAAAGTGCTATTTCAGAACGAACCTCGACATACTTAATCCTGAAATAAGGAGGGAGCTCTTCTACGAAAACGGCAGAGTCTTCACCAAATTGAAGGATCTTCCACCTCCAAAGATCACCGGAACTGCATATATGAATAACTCTGTGATTGCCGATGGATGCGTAATAGGTGGAAGAATAGAGGATTCAGTCTTATTCAGAGATACGAGAGTGATGGCGGGCGCAACTGTGAAGAATTCAGTTCTTCTTGAGGGTTGCTTGGTTGAAGAGGGAGCTTATATAGAGAACGTCATTATGGACAAGTACTGCACCGTGAGGCTGGGAAGAAGTTTTGTCGGTGAAGCCGAAGATCCCACTGTAATCGAAAAACACGGCGTAATTTAG
- a CDS encoding glucose-1-phosphate adenylyltransferase: protein MAKKVVALILAGGQGTRLGLLTDEVAKPAVPFGGKYRIIDFSLSNCVNSGITAVGVLTQYRPHILSRHIGIGRPWDLDRKDGGVVILPPFIAQGDSNWYKGTANAVFQNIDFVDDFDPELLVILSGDHIYSMDYNEMIDYHLSKGATGTVACMRVPLSEAHRFGMMITDFENKITDFQEKPKEPKSDLASLGIYVFDWKFLRERLIQDEKDPESDNDFGKNILPKIVQDNAGKLFAFVFEGYWRDVGTIESLWEANIELTRPIPPFNLHDPSWRFYTQTEEYLPAYVGTSSYVRNSLINEGAEIYGRVENSVIFQGVQIGEGSLVKNSVVMTNSKIGRNVVIERGIVGEGTFVKDGVVLGYGDEVPHETQPHIYNAGIVVVGSDVVIPQNTKIGKNSAILNHVREEDFEGDVEGGKTISPKA from the coding sequence ATGGCCAAGAAGGTTGTTGCATTGATATTAGCCGGCGGACAGGGGACGAGACTCGGTTTGCTCACCGATGAGGTTGCAAAACCGGCAGTGCCTTTCGGCGGGAAGTACAGAATCATTGACTTTTCTTTGAGCAACTGCGTCAACTCCGGTATCACGGCAGTCGGTGTTCTTACTCAGTACAGGCCCCACATTCTTTCCCGGCACATTGGGATTGGTCGTCCCTGGGATCTCGACAGAAAGGACGGTGGAGTTGTAATCCTCCCTCCATTTATAGCTCAAGGAGACTCAAACTGGTACAAGGGAACTGCTAACGCAGTCTTCCAAAACATTGATTTCGTTGATGATTTTGACCCGGAACTTCTTGTAATACTCTCTGGCGATCATATCTATTCAATGGATTACAACGAGATGATAGATTATCATCTCTCCAAGGGCGCAACTGGAACCGTAGCATGTATGCGCGTGCCGCTTTCTGAGGCACACAGATTCGGCATGATGATTACGGATTTCGAGAACAAGATAACGGATTTCCAGGAGAAGCCTAAGGAACCAAAGTCGGATCTCGCCTCTCTTGGCATCTATGTCTTTGACTGGAAGTTCCTGCGTGAAAGACTTATACAAGACGAGAAGGACCCCGAAAGCGACAACGACTTTGGAAAGAATATCTTGCCAAAAATCGTCCAAGACAACGCCGGGAAACTATTTGCCTTCGTTTTCGAGGGTTACTGGAGGGACGTCGGAACAATTGAATCATTGTGGGAGGCAAATATCGAACTGACCAGGCCCATCCCTCCATTCAATCTTCACGATCCCTCCTGGAGGTTCTATACTCAAACCGAGGAGTATCTGCCTGCCTACGTTGGCACGAGCTCATACGTAAGAAACTCTTTGATTAACGAAGGCGCGGAGATCTACGGACGGGTCGAAAACTCTGTAATCTTTCAAGGAGTTCAGATTGGCGAGGGCTCGCTCGTGAAAAACTCTGTGGTTATGACAAATTCAAAGATCGGCAGAAACGTTGTTATAGAACGAGGAATAGTCGGTGAAGGAACGTTTGTGAAGGACGGAGTAGTTCTCGGCTATGGAGATGAAGTTCCACACGAGACGCAGCCTCACATCTATAACGCGGGAATCGTAGTCGTCGGATCTGACGTGGTTATTCCACAAAACACAAAGATAGGAAAGAACAGTGCCATTCTCAATCACGTTAGAGAGGAGGATTTTGAGGGAGATGTTGAAGGCGGTAAAACCATTTCCCCCAAAGCGTAA